The following is a genomic window from Spirosoma foliorum.
CAAACACCCTCCGTAAATTGATAATTGAGAGCTACTTACTGCCCTGCATTAACCCGTCGAATATTATCTAATAAAACAGCGGTAGCGATTCCAACGTTTAATGACTCAGCATCGCCATAGCGCGGAATCGTCACACGTTGCGTCACGAACTGCGCTACTTCGGGGCGGATTCCGTTCGATTCATTGCCCATCACCAGATAACCCGATTGACTAAATGCCAGTGTATGCACATCCTCACCGCCTAAAAAAGCGCCGTAAACAGCCAATGGGGTGTTTTTTTGATTCAGCACTTCAACAACATTGCCATACCACCACTGCACCCGGGTAAAGGAGCCTTTGCTAGCCGAAATAACTTTGGGGTTATACACATCGGCTGTGGTTTCGGAGCAGAGAATTTTCCGGACGCCATACCAGTCGGCAATTCTGAGGATGGTACCAAGATTACCAGGGTCCCGAATATCATCTAAAATTAAAGCGATCTCGCCTGGTTCGGCCAATAGCGGACGGTTCTCTTTCGTTTTGACCACAGCGAGCGCTGCGTTATTACTTTCGAGGGTGCCAGCGCGTTCAAGATCACCAACCGATGCAATTTCGACGGGCGTTCGTTGGTGGTCTGTTAAGCGAGCGTTTTCTTTGTAGAATGCTTCGGTCGCTACAACAAGTTCAATCTGAAAATCAGACTGTAGAACTTCCTGAACGCTCTTGGCCCCTTCGACCAGAAATGCCCCATACTGCTGCCGGTATTTTTTCTGGTGCAGCGACTGAATATATTTAAGTTGATTTTTAGAAAGCATGAAAAAAATGTATGATATACGATATATGATGTATGAGAGGCTAACTAGCAATATATCCTACATCCTACATCATACATCACGCTTAGGCTTATTTTTACTAATTGTGTCTTTATCCGGTTGTTTGAGTTCGAAGAACTTACGTACGAACTCTTATATCCTGACGGCGCAAACGATACGGGGCAATCATACGATTTCGAGTGAGTCTCTGGAAAGCCTGATTCCCCAAAAACCCAACCGCCGGATTTTGGCCCTCCCCATTACTCCGCCACTTTGGTTCTATCAATTGGGCGCGAATCGGTACAACCGCGAGAAGGCCCTACAGGAGTTACAGGCCAAAACTAACGAATTTGAAGAGCAAAGCCAGCAATTAGCCGATCAACCCCAGGCGCTAAAAAAACTGAATCGTCGGTATGGTCGAAAATTGAAGCATCTGCGCGTAAAAGCTGAAGAAGGAAACTGGCTCATGCGGAGTCTTGGTGAGCCTCCCTCTTATTTTGCCGAAAGCGATGCCAAAGCCAATGCAGCCAAAATGCAGAAGTACCTGTCTGACAAAGGTTTTTTCAATGCCAAAACGGCGTATTCGCTCGATACCTTACGCCGTCGGCAGATCCGGGTGAATTACCTGATTAGCGAAAACGAAGGCTTTTATCTACGCAACATTACGTATACAATTGCCGATCCACGGGTCGACTCTATTGTTCGTCAATCATTTGACAAATCAAAACTCCAAACCGGCGAACGATTCGATTTTGATAACATGGCGAATGAGCGTATTCGCATTGAAACGCTC
Proteins encoded in this region:
- a CDS encoding TrmH family RNA methyltransferase encodes the protein MLSKNQLKYIQSLHQKKYRQQYGAFLVEGAKSVQEVLQSDFQIELVVATEAFYKENARLTDHQRTPVEIASVGDLERAGTLESNNAALAVVKTKENRPLLAEPGEIALILDDIRDPGNLGTILRIADWYGVRKILCSETTADVYNPKVISASKGSFTRVQWWYGNVVEVLNQKNTPLAVYGAFLGGEDVHTLAFSQSGYLVMGNESNGIRPEVAQFVTQRVTIPRYGDAESLNVGIATAVLLDNIRRVNAGQ